The DNA region CTCGCCCCGGAACCCGTCCGGGTGGTTCACAATGTACTGTATCAGGCTTTTGAGGAGATCCGTATTGGTTCCCCCCCGTTCCGCCCACTGGGAATTGATCTTAATCAGGACCACGTCCTCCGGGCCAATAAGCCCGGGGGCATTTCCTCTTTTATAGAAGGAAACCCCTTCCAGGCCACCCAGGAGTTTTGCCACCCCATCGTCGGTTCCGTCGGTGTTTTCCTTGAGGAACACCGTGGCCCCCACGGCTGCCGCCGGGAAGATTCCCGCCAGGGTCCGCTCCGGAACACTGGCTAGCTTCATGGCATTACCCGATGACTGACTCGTTTCCGGGGACAGTATCCCGGCCCCGGTAGCTAAAATACCCGCACCGAGCACCGCCCATAGGGGTAACAGACGCCTTTTCATCCCTCCCGCCTCCTCGCTGCCCCTTATCTGACCTTACCTGGTATTATTTGCGGAGCTGGTCTGGCTGCCGCTACTGTACTTCCGCAGATCGAAGATCAGCTGCCGGGCCCGGTCCTGGACCGGCTTAATATAGCGGCCGTCGGCAATGCGGAGTATGGCCCGTATCGCCGAGGGGTCATGAAGGCCGCCGTTTTTCTCCGCCAGTATCTCAAAGGCTTCCAGGGCTGAAAGTGCCAGGAGGTTGTCCGGGGTGAGTACATCAAAGCGGGTTACCACCCAGGAGATGGTATTCGCCGTTTCTTCATTATCGTTAAGGCCTATCTTTGCCAGGGATTTAACTGCTTCCGTAAGCACCATGGGTTCCGGGTCCGCCAGCATGATCTTGAGCAGGGCGTTTTTTGCCTCCGGGCCGCCCAGTTCCCCTAGATATTCTGCCGACTTGGCCCGTACATCCGGGAAGTTGTTCATCAGCCGCCCGTTTTCCCGGGTCTGGTTGGTAACCCCTTCCAGGGAAAGGTACTCCAAGGCATTACGCACCTCTTCGCTGGTATTTCCGTGATTTATCGCTTCTCCGATATATTCCAGGGCGACCATTTTCATATCCCTTCCGGCAGCCTGGCTTTGCTCACGGATGATCATATTTTCCACCGATTCCTGAAGGTACGACTCTTCTACGGACATCTCCTGCCCCATTACCATAGACACCGTCAGAAGCCCCACCGCAGCTGCAATAACATACTTGATAGCTTTCACTGTAAACTCCTTTTTCAAATATACGTAAATTTATTCTCAAATTGTAATACTTTCAAGTTATGCAAAGCCAGTCATGATAAAAAACCCCAGGAACCCATAATTTCGCAATCTTCCGGCCCTAATTTACGATTTTCCAAAGATCGTCGATCCGTTCAAGCTCGTAGAGCCGCAGACGCTCCTTGGTTATACGGTTTTCGGTAATGGCTTTTACCCGGGTATGGGTGACAAATTCGATATCGTCAACCCGACTATTGGCACGGGA from Treponema primitia ZAS-2 includes:
- a CDS encoding HEAT repeat domain-containing protein, producing MKAIKYVIAAAVGLLTVSMVMGQEMSVEESYLQESVENMIIREQSQAAGRDMKMVALEYIGEAINHGNTSEEVRNALEYLSLEGVTNQTRENGRLMNNFPDVRAKSAEYLGELGGPEAKNALLKIMLADPEPMVLTEAVKSLAKIGLNDNEETANTISWVVTRFDVLTPDNLLALSALEAFEILAEKNGGLHDPSAIRAILRIADGRYIKPVQDRARQLIFDLRKYSSGSQTSSANNTR